In Archocentrus centrarchus isolate MPI-CPG fArcCen1 chromosome 23, fArcCen1, whole genome shotgun sequence, the sequence cttCTTATTATGCTGGTGTGTTGAAATTTATGTTTGCACTTTGTAGTTcagtgtgtggttgtgttgtcATAGGAGGACTGCTGTTGGGGGATTAGTTTGAGTTAGAGCAGTTTTATCATTATAATGATAAACTCTTTATCACCGGTGCTTCCAGCCTCTCGGACATCCTGCAGCTTGACGACAATGACGTTTGTCACGACTATCAGCGCCAACAGGACTATGTGTTGCCTCGGCGCCAAGAGTCGGTATGGCAACAATTTTATATGCTcttatttttaatgatttataaCTGTATGTTGGACAGTAAACAAGTAACtataaaaaaaacctgaaagtaCATGCTGAAAGACCTTGAGAAACACATTTGGTTAAACAGTGACATCATGTGTCCTTCAATTAAGCTTTTCAAGTGAACTTGTTatgctttttcttgttttctatcACATATATTTTGTTCCAGTGTTGGATATTAAACGTGACCAAAGTTTCAAACAATTATGTCAAATATGttcaagtaatccctgtgaccCAAAAGCTAAATGTTTAGTTTCCAACAGTTGTTTCTACACTTGGATCTGtttgatgtcacagagaggggatatccctaatatgatGATCTCgggcacagaagccccacccattTTACGTCCAAACTGTTAATATATGAGGGGCACCCAATCAGAACAAAGATGGCTTACAGTGAGCGTGATCTTAAAGAGATGGCTTGGATGAACTGAGGTGCTCCACCAAGGTCCAGTACAAGATAaacaaggattattttgaactgagaATCATAAAAAGCTACACTAGTAGAGTCTAAGAATGAAAATACAGAGTGCTTAGAGGTTTTTTAAGCTAAAGTATACAATGCTTATTAAGCCTTTCAGAGTCAAGTTAATCCATCAGTATTTCACAAGATGCTCTAGTTTGGCGGCTATAAATACCTCAAATATCTCAACAATCGCTCAACTTCAAGAAAAGTTTCTGACTCTGgataagaaacaaacaaacctggcattcgattcagttttatttatatagcaccaaatcacaacaaacagttgcctcatggTGTGACACGACTGTGATATtgtagataaagaccctacaataatactgaGAAAACCCAagaatcaaaatgaccccctatgagcagcacttggtgataatgggagggaaaaactcccttttaacaggaagaaacctgaaagaaccaggctcagggaggggctggaggtcatccaggcctttatgtcctTAAGACATTCCtccagtttaactaattgatgtgtgtcatctggcttcatggatatataaagctgagtatcatctgcatagcaatgaaaggtaaagaccctacaataattacagagaaaacccaacaataaaAACGACCCCCTTGAATATGTTGAATTGAATATGTTGGGGTCTACAgattttgaatgttttctatgcagtaatttgtattttttagttttgaaactttatttttttagtgtATAGCTTTCATCAAATTGTTTTAAGTGGCCAGTTTCAAAGGACAAACCTTTGACAAGTCCTGCcacaagtacatttttattgtttgcagGTTTTGGGTCGAGTCCGCCGTCTGCTTAGTGTTCAGGAACCTCCTGACCTTCGACCTCCTCGACCCATCTTTAAACGACACAGCAGTGATGCAACTGGCAGTTTCTTCCCAGACATCAGGTACTAGAGTATTTAAAGTACTATTAAGTAGTAAGTGTACAACTGGTATTCTACTGATAGTACAGCAGTTTTCTATCTAATCTTTTATATATTCAGATCCAACTATCCACTGATTACAATGATGTTTTCTGTTGGTCATTTTTAAACCCATCCAGGGTCAATGCGGGTCCAGAGGTTATTGTTCCACCCTCCTCGCTGGTCATGTCTCAACCTTCCATGGACACCTTGTCCACCTTAAGAGAGGTCAACAGCAACCCACCCTCACCTGAAAGCTCCATTTCTGTTTTTCCCCAGCTCGTCATAAGCCCACCATTATGTGGTGATGTCTGTTACAATGTGGATCCTTGTACCAAACCTCAGAATGGCCTTGATCCTTTCCCCACCAATGAAGCACCAAGTTTGGAAACCCTAAGGTGATCAGCCAGTGTCCTGTTTAACATATCAAGACTTCTAACCTTCAACTCTATGTTTGTCCAGCAAAACTCACTTTGAGATAATgggttatgaaaaaaaatgttaatttcatCTCAATATCATACAATCCAACCTTTCCCCTTCTGCTGTGccttgatatatttttttgctttttgtatttCCAGGACTGATTCCACAGTCTGTTGTTCCCCCACTCAGCTTGGGCCCAAGGAATTTCGCTGGACGACTGTCAATGGCCAGAACTGTCAGCCAATCAAACCTCGGGGGCGTCAGTTCTCACTTCAGTTCTCCAGGCAGACTTCAAAGGCATCGGTCCGCAGCTTGCCAAGTCCTAAGGGACTTGGGAGGCGGAGGCAAGGCCTGGCTCGATTCCAGTCCCGGCGATCCCCTGGTCCAACCCCAGACACTCTGCATCTCCCCGACCCTGATCACGATTTCCAGGGAATGATAGGGACTCAGGAGGATGAGAAGGAAGAAACCAGTGACAATGATGAGCTCAAAAACACCAAATTCCAATCAGAAAATTCGGAAAAGAAGTAAGAACCAGTCACAACATCATTCAGTCAGACCAAACAGAGCAACAGGAATACCCACAATGCCTAAGGGGAAGGctctttaattttgttgtgttgaAACAAAAATTCTTGGAAAACACGAAATGCATAACCTCTGAAAGGATGTCTTTAGCCCAGGTTTTTGGGTTTACCAATTGTTACCACCATGGTCaatagagaaaagaaaaacatgataaACTTCTAGCATGAATTGCCATTTTAATCCTGTGAGGTCAAAGTTATCATCAAAAATACTCCTAACCCtatgttttaaattgttttccCAAGTCTCCTCATTCTAGAGACAAAAACAATCATGCTAgtaacacacatcaaaaacaatTTACATTTTTCCAAAAAAGTGTCTTCAAAATATATTGGGATAGTTAGAACCGCAGTTCTTCTCATTTAATTACTTTATGCACAATGTCCAAACTCAGTTACTTGACCAAAATACCTTGGACTTAAATCAGGTTTAAAACGATCAAAATTAGCTTTAATTTGTACTAAATGGACAACCCTAAATTTAAAATGGTAGCTCTAAGATAACCTAAAAATCAGAAATCTTAAATTACTTATATGATTCGTCTTTTGGAGGGTAATATGGAAAGGAGAGCTCCAGGTGACTATGTCTCTCTGACCCTGTGATGGCCCAGACTTCAGAGAGTTAAACGATGAAATCAGTCACGTCTCAGTTAATCATCCGCATATTTGTCTGCTGtccaaaaacattgtttttttcagaaatatGCAGAGAACTTGTGCTGTGTTCCTCACTATATGCTGTTTTGAATGAATCCCTGTACAGATTAATAATCAACATAATCAGGGGATAATCTACTAATATGTTTGAAACATCTGCTCTTCAAGAAAAATGCCGTAAGCCGACCCTTCTTCATGCCATGATGATTTTTCTACATGAAGAATAACTTCCAACACACAGACGAACGTGTGAAATTTGCCAGTTATGCTGACATTGTTGCAAAAATAGTTTCTGTGGACTTTCCCCTTCTACTTCAGTAAAATCTTCTTGGATGCCATCTGGTGGCCATTACAGGAACTGCAGCACTCACTGAAACACTGGTACTCAGGGGAGAAGAACAAAATCTTCTTTCTTAGTTTACTCACTGTTTTTGTAAATGTAGCCAAAGTAATGAATGTACActctctgctgttgctgctaaATCTCCGATAACTGtactttttcaaataaaatgttgaCCTTCTCATTGGGTCACCAGTAATGGTGAATGGTATCATCTTGGCGCTATGCAGCTGTTACCTGATAATTATATGTCTTTAATTGGAGATTGGATGATGAGAGAGTAATCATGTGTCAGAGAATGACAAAATCCTTTTCAGCTGTGCAGTATTTATTGATCATACAGTTAGCCAGTGGGTTATGGCTCAGGAGGGTGTCTCGCACGTGCTAAGCCAACCTGGTCATGCTCTTTATCAAAGATGGAGTAGTACTCTGTCAGAAATACATCTCCCAGAATCCACAGAGGCTCTTTGCTGGAAATAATGTCCACAGCCTGGAAACCGCTGAAGCAGATCTCATTCTTGCCAAGTCTCTCCTGATGATGATAAACGGTTTCAagttttttacttatttttgaacagattacaaaaataaatgaacatccAACCAGAACAAATAAGCAGTTACATGATTGGGAACatttttgtgttaaaaataactaaaaggTAAACAGCTGGTTTTTGCTTCTTCAGTGTATCATGTAATTGTTAAATAGTTTAATTCATAAATGAGAcattatatttgttaagcactTTTAATTGTAAATCTTAAGCCTATAAAATAACAAAAGGTGCCAAATAACTATAAGCAGTATTTGCACTTAAGTTGGTTTAAACATGagaattatttgtttttatgtgggTTCTTTTAGGACTGaggtaaaaatacagaaaaaatacaaatgcatgAAAAGTGGAAATAATTCATGAACTGAAGTGTAGAAAAAACTCAGTTTTGATTGCAGCCATTTGACAGGTCCATCATTCCCTACAATGATAAAATATCCTGAAGATATAATTCGTGGAatgagccaaaaacaaaaacttcctTACCTTCCTGATATACTGCTCGCTCGTTAGTGTGTACTCTGTGCCATTCAGGACGAAAGTCACCTGAGGCAGACTGGACAACCTGGCACAGTCGacaacaaactgaaacacataaaaaataagGTGTGACATGCTAAAAAGTTAATCTGAGATAGTCTGATAGTTCCACAAAGATCACCACAGATCACTAAAACTGTCTCGGCAAACTTGAActaaaggtaaaggtcagatgtcaagttttctgaaaatctggaCAATGTAAAAACTCCAGAATGATGTGACCGATGATGTTCAAATTGGTGCATCACAccagacccatcaaacttcacataATTGGTCACTGAATTTAGTATATCAGCACTTTGCCTCCTACTGCTTCCTCGTTTCCACAAACACTGGGTTTCATTCCAATTTGCAAACATGTTAAACCACTGAAAACACTTGGATAAAGACTATGTTGGTTCCCTGAAGATGCACTCTATATAGACTATATATAGTTTATGGGTCTGAAATGTAAAGGGCAATGCTGAAGTCCCgctctttctaatggccagcagtgTGACATTGAAGAGGTGTAGCTGCCCCTTCAGTAGGTAAATCAGTTACTTTGAGGAAGACGTAGCTTCCTCTGGTCTTTCAGTAGATTATAAGATTACATATTTTGGTACCTCTCCGAAGTGCGAGGGTGTTGCTCCAATCAGCTGTTGGAGCCTCACGATGTCACTGGTCGGTCCAGCAATGAGGGAAGTTCCAGTATCAACAATGGCCTCACATCCAACAGGACAAAACAAGCTCACACCCTGCACGgccacactgaaacacacaataACCAAAGAATCAACTTTATGTTTCAGAGGCGTGCACAGTTACGTCTTCACAAGGATGAGTAAAAAGCTTTTCCTGTTTCATGCTGCACACCACCAAAGCACTGTGatgctgaaatatgaaaaacGCACCTGTCCATCCTGATCTGCCAGTACCCCTTAGCAGTGACAGGATGCCATATGATTGGTCCAATGTACAGTGCCTCATTTGTTCCGCCTAGCAACAGTTCTCCTGCTGGCCTGGTGTGACTATTTTTCCTGCAGCCACAAAAGTCAAAGtcaataaaaaatttttttaaaaactcttaaagtAAAAACCACAAAGACTTTTATATCCCTCAAAATCTACAGCTCCTCTGATCAGTGGGTGACCAGTGGTCACCCTGGGCCTTTCCACTTCCCTATGGCTACCTCCACCTCTACCTCTCGACCAACCAAAACTCTATCATCACTTAACTTCTGGTGACACCTCAGTCTCTTGtttcaaagtttaaaaacttcTCATCCAATCATTCTAAACACATAACTTCTTAAGAGGTTAACAGAATTAAAAACTCTCCCTACTCTAACGTACCTCTGAGCCAAACAATGAGCATCTAAACTAGGTGATATGGTGAGCTTAGCATGAATGCACCTGCTCAGGTAAAAGGAGAACACTGGCTGGTCCACTATCTTCTGTTCAATCATGTTGTCAAAAACAGGGCTTCCAAGAATCTCTGCAAGGGATTGGTAAGCCAATCCCAGAACACCGTCAAACTTCGCTGACAGGAATGCTTCGCTGGGTTCGTACACGGACTCCCCAAACTCTTGATTCGGGATGGTTAGGCCACCaatctggaaaaaaatggattagCATAAAGCAAAGTACGCCCGATATAGGAATATGTTCTTGTTTTTGGTGCTATCATATGAAATGCACCGCGGCAGCTGTAGAAGTGATTTTAATACAAAAGTTTAGCTTTTAATCTGGAGTTTTGGGACCTTCAGTGTGTCTCTGGCCATGGTTCCCAGCAGGTGACCTGAGCCATAGTGAATCCCAAACCTCCGACCATCATGGATGAATGAAGTTGATTTGAATGCCTTGAAGCACCTGTGGTTcgctgtgaacacacacacacacacacacacacacacacacacacacacacacacacacacacacacacacacacacacacacacacacacacacacacacacaaaccttgaACTTCTTATCACAGTctggaacaaaataaaaagtcagGTT encodes:
- the nots gene encoding nothepsin isoform X1, which produces MFRLLLLLFLTWMSSALVSVPLRRTRSIRTRLRADGLLNEFLKDHTPDMISRRYAQCFPSGTPSLTLGRISERIYNFMDAQFYGEISLGTPEQNFSVIFDTGSADLWVPSSYCVSEACANHRCFKAFKSTSFIHDGRRFGIHYGSGHLLGTMARDTLKIGGLTIPNQEFGESVYEPSEAFLSAKFDGVLGLAYQSLAEILGSPVFDNMIEQKIVDQPVFSFYLSRKNSHTRPAGELLLGGTNEALYIGPIIWHPVTAKGYWQIRMDSVAVQGVSLFCPVGCEAIVDTGTSLIAGPTSDIVRLQQLIGATPSHFGEFVVDCARLSSLPQVTFVLNGTEYTLTSEQYIRKERLGKNEICFSGFQAVDIISSKEPLWILGDVFLTEYYSIFDKEHDQVGLARARHPPEP
- the nots gene encoding nothepsin isoform X2, with protein sequence MDELSTGQAQFYGEISLGTPEQNFSVIFDTGSADLWVPSSYCVSEACANHRCFKAFKSTSFIHDGRRFGIHYGSGHLLGTMARDTLKIGGLTIPNQEFGESVYEPSEAFLSAKFDGVLGLAYQSLAEILGSPVFDNMIEQKIVDQPVFSFYLSRKNSHTRPAGELLLGGTNEALYIGPIIWHPVTAKGYWQIRMDSVAVQGVSLFCPVGCEAIVDTGTSLIAGPTSDIVRLQQLIGATPSHFGEFVVDCARLSSLPQVTFVLNGTEYTLTSEQYIRKERLGKNEICFSGFQAVDIISSKEPLWILGDVFLTEYYSIFDKEHDQVGLARARHPPEP